One genomic window of Penaeus chinensis breed Huanghai No. 1 chromosome 35, ASM1920278v2, whole genome shotgun sequence includes the following:
- the LOC125044458 gene encoding uncharacterized protein LOC125044458: MFCTNINGGPRFLLNRFCCCCSLRTGTLVIASLEFVIIAAVLVLQMCYQKMTSGAAAGMVLEIFVHLLVACLLIHGVRKHQPFLVWGWVWMRCVLVVTDLANYVVKVAYSQILGAVVLAVLFTAALTYNILVVRSYAYTMSTADTTERLDSISEASDIRA; this comes from the exons ATGTTCTGTACCAACATAAATGGTGGGCCGAGATTTCTGCTCAACcggttttgctgttgctgttcccTTCGGACAGGAACCCTAGTCATCGCCTCCCTTGAGTTT gTGATTATTGCTGCTGTACTGGTGCTCCAGATGTGCTACCAAAAAATGACAA GTGGGGCTGCGGCGGGTATGGTTTTGGAAATCTTCGTGCATCTCCTCGTGGCTTGTCTCCTGATCCATGGCGTTAGAAAG CATCAGCCCTTCCTGGTGTGGGGTTGGGTGTGGATGAGGTGCGTCCTTGTGGTCACCGACTTGGCTAACTATGTTGTCAAGGTAGCTTATAGTCAGATCTTGGGCGCAGTTGTACTTGCTGTTCTTTTCACTGCAGCCTTAACCTACAATATCTTGGTTGTTCGTTCGTACGCATATACC ATGTCAACGGCCGACACCACCGAGAGGTTGGACAGCATCAGTGAGGCGTCCGATATTCGGGCCTGA